A genomic region of Photobacterium swingsii contains the following coding sequences:
- the thiE gene encoding thiamine phosphate synthase, whose protein sequence is MSAICLPERLKPLLTHIEPLLAQAAQYQLGEAVTVTVQQSDVVDICVDSRSFSLSFAQAVPTDMAQIESHFVVCDHWSESTDVAAIQRLVAANPALIVCGFPVQGGVFDIWHHHGEARAVYCHQAGDTEAVRAMLLAALALDYPVEDAVTLARAYARYVQLHDNKQWPLTREVFPRPMTANHPEIMTLGWQSKEVAVAPFAATDAEHLALYPVVDSAEWVERLLELGVKTTQLRIKDPQDPALEAQIAQIIAAGDAHQAQVFVNDYWQLAIDHQAYGIHLGQEDLETADLTQIQQAGLRLGLSTHGYYEILRAAEFSPSYIALGHIFPTTTKDMPSKPQGLSRLALYQQLIGQDFPTVAIGGIDLSRAGSVWRTGVSSVAVVRAVTQAADTGAAVDAFNQLLVR, encoded by the coding sequence ATGAGTGCAATCTGTTTACCTGAACGCTTAAAGCCATTGCTTACCCATATCGAGCCTTTGCTGGCTCAAGCCGCTCAATATCAATTGGGTGAAGCGGTGACTGTGACTGTTCAGCAATCTGATGTGGTAGACATATGCGTTGACTCTCGTTCGTTCAGCTTGAGCTTTGCTCAAGCTGTTCCTACCGATATGGCACAAATAGAAAGTCATTTTGTCGTGTGTGATCACTGGAGTGAGAGCACTGATGTTGCAGCCATTCAACGCCTAGTTGCCGCTAATCCCGCTTTGATTGTGTGTGGTTTCCCTGTTCAAGGTGGGGTGTTTGATATCTGGCACCATCATGGTGAAGCGCGAGCTGTGTACTGCCATCAGGCTGGCGATACAGAAGCTGTGCGTGCCATGTTGCTGGCAGCATTGGCATTGGATTACCCGGTCGAAGATGCGGTGACCTTGGCGCGTGCATATGCGCGTTATGTTCAGTTACATGATAATAAGCAGTGGCCACTGACACGTGAGGTGTTCCCTCGTCCAATGACGGCAAATCATCCTGAGATCATGACATTGGGTTGGCAAAGTAAAGAGGTTGCGGTTGCCCCTTTTGCTGCAACGGATGCTGAACACCTGGCGTTGTACCCTGTGGTGGACTCGGCAGAGTGGGTTGAGCGCTTACTGGAGCTTGGCGTGAAAACCACGCAGTTGAGAATTAAAGATCCTCAAGACCCTGCACTTGAAGCGCAAATTGCACAAATTATCGCGGCGGGTGATGCCCATCAGGCGCAAGTGTTTGTGAATGATTACTGGCAGCTTGCAATTGATCATCAGGCGTATGGGATTCACCTCGGTCAAGAAGATCTGGAGACGGCGGATCTAACTCAGATCCAGCAGGCAGGCTTGCGCTTAGGCCTTTCAACCCATGGCTATTATGAAATATTACGAGCGGCTGAGTTTTCGCCGAGTTATATCGCACTCGGTCATATTTTTCCTACCACCACTAAAGATATGCCATCGAAACCACAAGGACTGAGCCGATTAGCGTTATATCAACAGCTCATAGGCCAAGATTTTCCGACAGTGGCCATTGGCGGGATTGACCTTTCTCGTGCGGGATCTGTGTGGCGGACGGGTGTGAGCAGTGTTGCTGTCGTACGTGCGGTGACGCAAGCTGCAGATACTGGCGCAGCGGTAGACGCCTTTAATCAATTGTTGGTTCGATAA
- a CDS encoding voltage-gated chloride channel family protein — MAHPLSANPKILIQIVRWTLLITPVAILVGSLNAFFLWILSTATTIRVDNPWLIYLLPLAGIVIVYCYRNLGKNSEGGNNLIMDEIHQPGAGIPTRMGPLVLITTVITHLFGGSAGREGTAVQIGGATTHWLARVFKLNEADTRLILIAGVAAGFGAVFGTPLTGAIFALEVLAIGRLRYDAIIPALFAAILADLVCTALGAHHTHYRIDFLENITIFDHVLKVDVWLMVKIVFASIAFGLAGYLFGELTHAFKDIFKATLKNPYVIVVTGGLMVIGITHWIGNYDYIGLGVYSTREGGVSILSAFTDGGAEWYSWALKLLLTAITLAAGYKGGEVTPLFFVGATLGNTMAWVMGAPVDLFAALGFLAVFAAATNTPLACTIMGVELFGADHMLYFAIACYTAYYFSGHTGIYSSQRVAVPKLFDDEGAPKITHKLGELRETHSSLLKALVKKFSK; from the coding sequence ATGGCTCATCCTCTAAGTGCAAACCCCAAAATACTGATCCAGATTGTTCGCTGGACTCTTCTTATTACACCTGTCGCTATTTTGGTCGGCTCGTTGAATGCGTTCTTTTTATGGATCCTAAGCACAGCGACAACGATACGTGTTGATAACCCATGGCTGATTTATTTGTTACCTCTCGCAGGTATTGTGATTGTCTATTGCTATCGAAATCTGGGTAAAAACTCAGAGGGCGGCAATAATCTGATCATGGATGAGATACATCAACCTGGTGCTGGTATTCCCACTCGCATGGGACCATTGGTATTAATTACGACGGTAATTACACACTTGTTTGGTGGTTCGGCGGGCCGTGAAGGTACAGCGGTGCAAATTGGTGGCGCAACAACCCACTGGTTAGCGCGTGTTTTTAAACTTAACGAGGCGGATACTCGGCTCATATTAATCGCGGGGGTTGCTGCGGGGTTTGGCGCCGTATTTGGAACTCCGCTAACCGGCGCTATCTTTGCGTTGGAAGTCTTAGCTATTGGTCGCTTGCGTTATGACGCGATTATTCCTGCCTTATTTGCTGCCATTCTGGCGGATCTTGTATGTACGGCTTTAGGTGCGCATCATACGCATTACCGTATTGATTTCCTCGAAAATATTACGATCTTCGATCATGTGCTAAAAGTCGATGTTTGGCTGATGGTGAAGATAGTCTTTGCGTCTATTGCTTTTGGCTTAGCGGGTTATTTATTTGGTGAGTTAACCCATGCATTTAAAGATATTTTCAAAGCTACATTAAAAAACCCTTACGTCATTGTAGTCACGGGTGGCTTGATGGTGATTGGAATAACACATTGGATTGGTAACTATGATTATATCGGGTTAGGTGTTTACAGTACGCGTGAAGGCGGTGTCAGTATATTGAGTGCCTTCACCGACGGTGGGGCTGAATGGTATAGCTGGGCTCTAAAATTATTACTAACGGCAATTACCTTAGCGGCAGGATACAAAGGGGGAGAAGTCACTCCGCTCTTTTTTGTCGGTGCGACATTAGGTAACACCATGGCTTGGGTAATGGGAGCGCCTGTTGATTTATTTGCAGCATTGGGCTTTTTAGCTGTTTTTGCCGCAGCGACGAATACACCTTTGGCTTGTACCATTATGGGCGTGGAGTTGTTTGGTGCTGACCATATGTTGTATTTCGCTATTGCTTGCTATACCGCATATTACTTTAGTGGTCATACTGGGATCTACTCATCGCAACGTGTTGCTGTACCAAAACTTTTTGATGATGAAGGTGCACCGAAAATTACTCATAAGCTCGGTGAGTTGAGAGAAACGCATTCATCGCTATTGAAAGCGCTGGTAAAGAAATTTTCAAAATAA
- a CDS encoding HesA/MoeB/ThiF family protein, translating into MLSDQEFLRYNRQIMLPEIGENGQTRLANAKVLMVGAGGLGSSAALYLAGAGIGTLVIADDDEVDSSNLQRQIIYRDRHQGLSKAEMAAEQVRALNPHIRVRAVKARLADQRLTMEVELADVVLDCSDNLPTRHAVNQACFKARKILIAGAAIRWQGQLMAFDFRHGSGPCYHCLFPYDPEAKSPAMNCSNSGIAGPVVGVVGTLQALETIKVLTGAGQVGFATLQQFDGLTMTWQKFNVAQDKCCPVCGTGEKHDNQ; encoded by the coding sequence ATGCTGAGTGACCAAGAGTTTTTACGCTATAACCGCCAAATTATGTTGCCTGAAATTGGTGAAAATGGTCAGACGCGGTTAGCAAATGCAAAGGTATTGATGGTGGGTGCCGGTGGACTTGGGTCATCGGCGGCATTGTATTTAGCCGGTGCTGGTATCGGTACCTTGGTGATTGCAGATGATGATGAGGTCGATAGCTCTAACCTTCAGCGCCAGATCATCTATCGCGATCGACATCAAGGGTTAAGCAAAGCTGAAATGGCCGCGGAGCAGGTACGTGCCTTGAACCCGCATATTCGAGTACGAGCCGTAAAAGCGCGCCTAGCGGATCAGCGTTTAACGATGGAAGTGGAACTTGCAGATGTGGTACTCGATTGCTCCGATAACTTGCCAACACGTCATGCTGTGAATCAAGCGTGTTTTAAGGCCAGAAAAATCTTGATCGCTGGCGCGGCAATCAGATGGCAAGGTCAGTTGATGGCGTTTGATTTTCGTCATGGTTCAGGTCCTTGTTACCACTGCCTCTTTCCGTACGATCCAGAAGCAAAGTCCCCTGCGATGAACTGCAGTAATTCAGGCATTGCAGGCCCGGTTGTGGGCGTGGTAGGTACCTTGCAAGCACTCGAGACCATCAAGGTGCTTACCGGTGCTGGTCAGGTTGGTTTTGCCACTTTGCAGCAATTTGATGGGTTAACCATGACATGGCAAAAATTTAATGTCGCCCAGGATAAGTGTTGTCCTGTCTGTGGCACAGGAGAGAAACATGACAATCAATAA
- the thiC gene encoding phosphomethylpyrimidine synthase ThiC produces MSIRKQARLEAKQFIDSLTAQPYPNSQKVYVEGSRPDIQVPMREIALADSLVGGTKDQPILEPNEAIRVYDTSGFYTDPEQDIDIYAGLPKVREVWITERNDTELLDDLSSAYSKERLADDSLDELRFGERARIRRAKEGACVTQLHYARQGVITPEMEYIAIRENMGRAKYRDEVLNHQHPGMNFGANLPEEISAEFVRKEIAEGRAIIPANINHPESEPMIIGRNFLVKVNANIGNSSVSSSIEEEVEKLVWSTRWGGDTVMDLSTGRNIHETREWIIRNSPVPIGTVPMYQALEKVNGIAENLTWDVFRDTLLEQAEQGVDYFTIHAGVLLRYVPMTAKRVTGIVSRGGSIMAKWCLAHHEESFLYLHFREICEICAKYDISLSLGDGLRPGSVADANDEAQFSELRTLGELTKVAWEYDVQVMIEGPGHVPMHMIKENMEEQLKHCHEAPFYTLGPLTTDIAPGYDHITSGIGAAMIGWYGCAMLCYVTPKEHLGLPNKEDVKVGLITYKLCAHAADLAKGHPGAQVRDNALSKARFEFRWEDQFNLSLDPITARAYHDETLPQESGKVAHFCSMCGPKFCSMKISQEVRDYASNLEKSGDLAIKLLDDPLEGMRQKADEFRSTGSELYHPVKEED; encoded by the coding sequence ATGTCGATTCGCAAACAAGCGAGACTGGAAGCTAAACAATTTATAGATTCACTTACTGCCCAACCATACCCTAACTCCCAGAAGGTCTATGTTGAAGGTAGCCGCCCTGATATCCAAGTACCCATGCGAGAAATTGCACTGGCCGATAGCTTAGTGGGTGGTACTAAAGATCAGCCTATCTTAGAGCCTAATGAAGCGATTCGTGTTTACGACACTTCAGGTTTCTACACCGATCCTGAGCAAGATATTGATATCTACGCGGGATTACCAAAGGTGCGAGAGGTTTGGATTACTGAACGTAATGACACCGAGCTGCTTGATGATCTGAGTTCCGCTTACTCTAAAGAGCGCCTTGCTGATGACAGCTTAGATGAGCTTCGTTTTGGTGAGCGAGCACGTATTCGTCGTGCGAAAGAGGGGGCATGCGTTACTCAGCTCCATTATGCGCGCCAAGGTGTGATAACGCCTGAAATGGAATATATCGCCATTCGCGAGAACATGGGGCGTGCAAAATACCGTGACGAGGTCTTGAACCATCAGCACCCCGGTATGAATTTTGGTGCTAATCTACCAGAAGAAATTTCAGCCGAGTTCGTTCGCAAAGAAATTGCTGAAGGTCGAGCAATTATTCCTGCCAATATTAACCACCCAGAATCAGAGCCAATGATCATTGGCCGTAATTTCTTAGTTAAAGTGAACGCCAATATTGGTAACTCCTCAGTGAGTTCCTCCATAGAGGAGGAAGTTGAGAAGTTAGTGTGGTCGACTCGTTGGGGCGGCGATACTGTGATGGATTTATCGACAGGGCGTAATATCCACGAAACACGTGAGTGGATCATTCGCAATAGTCCAGTTCCGATCGGTACAGTACCTATGTACCAAGCACTTGAAAAAGTGAATGGCATCGCCGAAAACCTCACTTGGGACGTTTTCAGAGATACGTTACTAGAACAAGCGGAGCAAGGGGTTGATTACTTTACTATCCATGCGGGTGTATTGCTGCGCTATGTGCCTATGACGGCAAAACGCGTGACTGGCATAGTGTCTCGCGGTGGCTCTATCATGGCGAAGTGGTGTCTGGCTCACCACGAAGAAAGTTTCTTGTACCTTCATTTTCGTGAGATCTGTGAGATTTGTGCCAAGTACGATATTTCACTCTCGTTAGGCGATGGCCTTCGTCCTGGTTCTGTGGCCGATGCTAATGATGAAGCGCAATTTAGTGAGCTACGTACCCTAGGTGAATTAACGAAAGTCGCTTGGGAATACGATGTTCAGGTGATGATCGAAGGCCCTGGGCATGTGCCAATGCATATGATTAAAGAAAACATGGAAGAGCAACTTAAGCACTGCCATGAAGCCCCTTTCTATACATTAGGCCCGCTGACTACTGATATTGCACCCGGTTACGATCACATTACCTCGGGTATTGGCGCCGCCATGATAGGTTGGTATGGCTGTGCCATGCTTTGTTACGTTACCCCTAAAGAACATCTTGGCTTACCGAATAAAGAAGACGTTAAAGTGGGTCTGATTACCTATAAGTTATGTGCTCATGCGGCTGATCTTGCGAAGGGTCATCCTGGTGCGCAAGTCCGCGATAATGCCTTATCAAAAGCCCGCTTTGAATTTCGTTGGGAAGATCAATTTAATTTGAGTCTTGACCCTATCACTGCTCGTGCATACCACGATGAAACTTTGCCGCAAGAGTCCGGCAAGGTTGCTCACTTCTGCTCTATGTGTGGTCCTAAATTCTGTTCAATGAAGATCTCACAAGAAGTTCGAGATTACGCAAGCAATTTGGAAAAGAGCGGCGATCTTGCCATTAAATTGCTTGATGATCCGCTTGAAGGCATGCGCCAAAAAGCAGATGAATTCCGCTCAACAGGAAGTGAACTATACCATCCCGTGAAAGAGGAAGATTAA
- the thiS gene encoding sulfur carrier protein ThiS, translating to MTINNTEIQVSVNDKPMTCPPAMTLSTLLMQLDMPLKATAVAVNDDIVPRHQWDSTLLSGGDRIALFQAIAGG from the coding sequence ATGACAATCAATAATACCGAAATTCAGGTCTCAGTGAATGACAAGCCGATGACTTGCCCGCCCGCCATGACCCTATCAACCTTGTTAATGCAGCTTGATATGCCATTAAAGGCCACGGCTGTTGCGGTAAATGATGACATTGTGCCGCGCCACCAGTGGGATTCAACTTTACTCAGTGGTGGTGATCGTATTGCCCTATTTCAAGCGATTGCTGGAGGTTAA